ACCAGAGTTGCAAATCCTCAGAACAAAACATGCAATTGACAACGAGATATTGCAAGGTTcgcttaaccccccccccccacccccgtcTTATGACGCATTTACATTTCTCCTTCGTTGGTAGTAAGGCGAGTTTGAAACAGTCATTTTAATGATTAAATCGcgattttatttcatgtttatgttacTTTTTTACCAGGATAAACGTATAGAATTATATTGAATATTATATGTGTTTTCTACTTGCTATGTGACTACAGCATTAGCAGCTTCGTGCGATGGCGAGCCGTGTTTTGGCGACGAATTAATTCAAGGCAATATGATCTGAAATCTACTCCACTGGCTTCACAgattatttaaaggtcaagtccacctcagaaaatttttgatttgaatcaatagagaaaaatcaaacaagcacaatgctgaagatttcatcaaaatccgatgtaaaataagaaagttatgacattttaaagtttcgcttatttttaacaaaattgttatatgaacgagccagttatatccaaatgagagagttgatgatgtcactcagacactatttcttttgttttttattgtttaaattatacaatatttcaatttttacgaatttgacgattaggacctccttgcctgaagcacaaaatgttaaaataatggaattccacgtgttcagggaggaatgaaacttcatttcacatgacaatgacgagaaaatcaaaatatttcatatttcaagcaatgaaaaacaaaagaaatagtaagtgaatgacatcatcgactctctcatttggatgtagctggctcgttcatataactgtttttgtgaaatgaagcgaaattttgaaatgtcataatttttctgtttttattcaaatcaagttttagttggggtggacttgtcctttaataaatgGAAGCCACAAGCCTTAGGTATTAGTTGTATTAATTGTATACCGTTggtctgttattttttcttctcaggAATCAATGATATATAACTACGCAAACCATCAAATGATCGAGCCGGCTGCGTTCTTTGCCCGAATATACGAAGGATCCTTAAATGAAACATCAGACTTCCCAAGCGTCCGAACAAGAAGTAGCAGACCATTTTCAGAATCCGTGGTTTCTAATCCTATAGCTGTAGCTGAACCGTTATCATCCCATGATCCTCTAGTGTATGACGTCACTGAGAGGGATTATATCACGGAGAGTGTGCGCCACTATGCAGTTGATCCAAGGGAGACGTCCATAAGGGAAAGTTTTAAGCGGGTTCTAAATGATGTTTTAGCGAGGGGCCCTCCGGATCAGAGAGGCCCGCGTGCCAGGGTTCCCGATCATTTAGCGGTGAGTATCTAGTAATAGAACAAATTTGGTGCGTAATATCAttcctgaaaaagaaaaatgttctttaaaataatgtttaatgaTTGTTCAAATAAAGTGAAAACTGTTTTCTTAGAATCAGCTTGCAAGCTAATATCATACTAAAAAAATCGTAATCGAATGAAATTATGTATACAATACTAGTCAATCTAACTTGTCTCGCTGATGTGTTTTTTACGTTTTCGAGAAACAGAATTAAGTTAACCATAcgataatgttgatgaaatgatCTTCTCCTAAATCTCTTTCAGGCATTCTTGGAGGAAAGTAGATCATCACCAATAAACGATGGAATTATCAACAATACCTTCGATGATGTCGAATCACCGCCACAGGGTAGAAAACCAATCACCCCGAATATGTTCTTTGCAAGAATGATTGATGGTTCCGAGTCATAACGGTTGCAGCACGcattgagctacatgtatgtggaacATGATGCGAAGGAAATGTATTATTTAAACATGTGAAAATAAATTGTTCGTTTTAAAATGGCTGAGTAGAATGAAGGGAAAATGTAGCTTCTCGAATTTTATCGTAATAACAACAGATACCTCATCTATCTGATGTGTtggaataatgaaaaataaaatcgataTTATAGTACTAGAAACATGTAAAATTATCCTaaattcttatttcattttctttaagatacatgtatcatgtaagctgtataaaaatatgtattatataaATTTCCCTATTTATTCGGacttgaatttttttgtttttgctttgttATTAAACAAACAGGGTAGTTGCGTCTGTCCTCAATAGTACGATTAATATTATGTGATCTATGTTAGAAAAAAAGTATGTATATTACTTCTTACGCAGAATACCGTTtcgttaatatttttttcatatcacactATGTTTAAATATGTCATATATTGCGTTTTCCATGAAGTTGAAATAATATTGATCACATAAATTACTACGAATGCGAAATTGAAGAAATAATTATGCATGTGGTATCTATGAAAACGCAGTAAGTAAAAtgcaaaattaaaagaaacagCGAGAATGTAATGGAGCAggatgtttgtttttctttttaagaaacCTTCTTCGTGTTTAAATGGGTTTATTTTGGTTGATTTTAAAAGCTGCGAAAGTACCTGTCGAATTCTGTTTCAGTACTATAGACACGAAATATCTTGGCTTTTTCGTATGCCAACTTTCGACGTAGGGTGTGTGTTTATATGCATCTTTCGAATCATCCAACATGGGCGCGAATCCTTTTTCGTGTTTATACagataattcaaatataaaatCTTATTGGCTGATACGCCGTGTCTATGCATAATTAAGAAACTGAAGATGTCCTCTCGCATCAACCGGATTTTGCCAGAATGAGCTCGACGGGTGCATGTGGATTCTTTATATAAACATGGAAACAGGCGTGATATGAAAGCAGATGAGGGTAATTTTGTGCTATGCTGCGAAAATTCCTTATATCAAATACCGCT
This window of the Lytechinus variegatus isolate NC3 chromosome 14, Lvar_3.0, whole genome shotgun sequence genome carries:
- the LOC121428066 gene encoding uncharacterized protein LOC121428066, whose protein sequence is MLQEELIRSNYLLNADGNNNLYLSPRPQDAADVNAIDECLLGEDDCSANARCTDLNDAGGFSCACDPEYEDILPELPGRLCTLIVTNGTNSTDFTTTLPITTVSPSSSASLETWQIVVISIGCLSAGLLLALCCCCLFLIPLRRRRYMNQKPEESMIYNYANHQMIEPAAFFARIYEGSLNETSDFPSVRTRSSRPFSESVVSNPIAVAEPLSSHDPLVYDVTERDYITESVRHYAVDPRETSIRESFKRVLNDVLARGPPDQRGPRARVPDHLAAFLEESRSSPINDGIINNTFDDVESPPQGRKPITPNMFFARMIDGSES